TATTTTGTAGtaaattaggaaaataaaaatgttaagaaGTTTGAGGTACCCAACAGCATACACTTCTTGCACTGGGAGGTGCCTTCATCTTGCTTAACGCGCCTACTCACACTTCTAAGATCTCTGTCTCCAAGTTCTTTCGATGTTTAAAACTGTTCTAGATTAATTTTAACTCATAAATTCTTGTAAACAAACAGGTAGCTTACATGGCAATTATAGGTTCATTCCCATTCAACTCCTTCCTCTCAGGCGTACTTTCTTGTATTGGGACGGCTGTCCTTGCTGGTAAGCAGAATGTATATCATGGTTATCAAAGGACATAATAATGTGAAACAGAAGAACAGTTCTTATTCTGATCGAATTCAATTTTGCAGTATGTCTCCGGATTCAagttaataaagaaaataaggaatTCAAGGTAATGTCTTCAAGCTTTTCTACTTGAGCATGCTTTAACCTTCACCATAAGTTGCTTTACCCGCTGTTTGTTTCCACAAGATTTGAAGGGATTTTAAATCTTGGATTTGAAGTATAAACGGGATTTCAAATCATGTTCTTACTCGAATAACTTTTCGTGCTAAAATGGATACTGGATTCCGAAGTTGAATAATTTGTCcttagttttcatttattatttacatatttagAAAGACTATAGgtaaaatctttaattttcttttcatttctaacaaatatccaaacaaaaattttaaaattaattcatttaagaAACTTATCATCCCTCCATTGATTTGgaatgatttctttttcttgattcCAAACAAGGCGttaaccttttcttttgtgcCATATTTCATGGTGGTAAGCAAATTGCCTGATCAAGCATTACTCTTCTCACACCCCCTCCCCATACCTCAACCGAAAAACTGGTTACTTACTGCATTTCATTTTTGGAGTTGTTAACGAATTTTCCTCGAATTTGCAGGATTTGGCTCCGGAGCGAGCTTTTGCAGATTTCGTTCTTTGCAACCTGGTTCTCCATTTGGTAATTATCAATTTCCTTGGATAAACACCTCATCTTGGgttctaattttcttctttcctttggAGAATTATTTAAACCTAGGAAGTAGCTTATGCTAGAGATTTTCCTTCCAAACTTAGCacattagagagagagagagcgagagaaAGAAGGCATGCAACTGAGTCAATGTCATTCTGAGTACTTTTCTACAGTAATGTTTTTCCAGACAATGAAATACGTCAACATTTTCTGGCCATTATGATGCAACAGTGAGAACTatgattatattttcttgCACTTAATCAAGGAAGATAACAAATTTGGACAACAGCTAGGACCCTTTACCcccacataaaaaaaatgagaagtaCAAAGAAAGAATTGCCACAACTCTTGAACATGCTTGAAGATAAAATTGCGAATTAACTCTGCATGTTCTTTTTCAATATGGTTTCCTCTAGAATTTGGTTATACATCTCTGTGCATGATTTATACAAAGAATGATTATATGTTAGTATTCCTGTAATATGGAACATGTGCATAGAGAAATTTATGCATGGCTGAATTACAATATTCTCTCGTATGTCTAAATGGTATAGAACTTTcagtaaaattattttaacctCATAATTTCTTGAGTGAGTGAGATGGAGTTTGCTAAGTTACAATGAACACAATCCATTTTGTTAGTTTTGAATGTTATGAAGAAAATATCGTcctttaaaatagaaatataatcTTCAACACCATGCCACTTTAAAATTTCTCCCACATGTATAAGCTTTGAGTCTTATATATCTAAGTATACCATATTATATACATGTaatctaaatatattaaatgtgtTTGTCATGTGAACATATGCAACTTGATGTACTGGAAACATCATTTTCAAGAATTATTGTGTTGTGAGACCAACTCAAATCATTGTGTTCTAATTATTAGGCTATCAGGTAAATGATtactaatttgatttttttgagttttttggGAATCATATATGAAATTATGCATATTTACTTCGGATTCTCTAGGGTTATGTTCTTATTAGCATTTTTGCTGTTGGCTGAAATTACATGCTCAATTTTTTCTTGGTAAATTCAATAAGCAACCTAATTGGTTCTAaggtgtatatatatatatatatatatatatatatataatgcatATACTCATATTTTATACTCACCCATATGTAATTATAAGTGTAACTATAGATTATACACTATAAGTTATGTAGAACACCATTTGTACCAGTTTTATGTTCATGCTTTTACAACCTTCTATgcacatttttaattattaatacacATCATTAGGCTGAAAATTAATTCGACCTAATGTTACATATTATGATTTAATATTCCTTAATTTTAGTTGAGCTAAAAAGTGgccattttttctcaaaattaaatactattCATCATTTTTTCAAGTTGGGCTTTTTAAGATCATAAATTCTTCTTGTTGGCCCATTTTTGGGTCAGTTTCTTGGGCCTTGCTTGTTGCAGCccatcatatttttatttatgtaatcTGTTCagatttttttggaatttttgtaATGTAAGACGAcctattaaattaattaattaattagctgAATTGATggttttttatatataattataatatttcctgaattttttttttatatttcattaaacTATAGATTAATTGCTCATATCGAGATCAAAACAttgattattaaaaacatcaataaaatatttatatttactaTCCATTAtcatactttaaaattttcttatttgtagagcttttttgtttaaattattattttcagaTAATTGTCAGGAAGTACCACCAACTGAGCTATATCATTTGACATGAGATGACACGTGTAAAATTTCTACTGGCtgttaatttataattacaaataaaaataaaaaaagaagagagagaaaactcagAATCTTCAGTCACTGTTTCATCCAccacttctctctcttccttttgaagtttgttcagtaaacaaagatacaccaaaccctttttcttccattttttttaatatttttgttaaaaaaataatttagtctCTATAGTTTAAAATACgtcatttaataattaaatatgtcgctaaaattattgattaaattttaatattgtacgattaaattgattaaattgacacaaatttaagaatatcGGGATTAAGTTAATAATGTGAAAATATTGAGACaagaagtattttttttttagttttatttttatttaaataataatcaaaagtCTCGTGagcataaattaaaattagatttgCACAGCAAAAGACAAGGGAGTTGAGCTAAGATAAAACAATAAGAAACTAACACATGCCAAAACGACGCCGTTCCCCATGTGGTTGCAAGGATGATCAGGCTCCTCTTTGTCTAATTAACTAATGGCTATCCACGTGGCCTTCGAATAATCTCAcattcttttactatttttcttttttaacttttaaattttattaatgttaaaattataattttggtattttttttatttataaattttacatttGATTTGTGATccctatatttttaaaaaattaaataaatttccaATATTCCAAGGATCcatctttcaaaaaaaaaaatttatttgtcgctactagatattgtccgtttttgTCAGTCGTGTAttgccgtcagtctcacggttttaaaaatgcttataaaaatgcttcgttctcctttcccaCCGACGTGGAGACCTCACATTCCATCCCCTTtagagcccagcgtcctcgcaaGCACATCACCCACTGTTTGGATCTGATATCGTTTATAACAACCAAAACCctccactaacagatattattaGTTTTGGCTCGTTTACGTaacgtcgtcaacctcacgattgtAAAACACTTCTTCTAAGAGgaggtttctacatccttataaCCAATACTTCATTCCTACTCCCGACCGATGTATTGCAACTCTGAGcctgtttatttatttatttatttttagtgaaaattaaaaaaactaataaatgaatttttcttaaaatttgaaatgtaaATATTTAGGACCACTAAATCTTAATGAGAAGCGTGCCGTGGCTGGTTTCCTTTGGAACCAATGCTTTAAATTCTGTTTGTTTcccgagaaaaaaaaaaaaaaaaaaaaaaaaaaNTAAATTTTCCCGAgaaaattttccctttttattgaatttatatttattaggtATGGTTACAGTTCAATAAATCCCATAATTAATCTGCTTATTTAATTCAACCATTGCTTACTATGGCCACACACTATCCCTTTCACATCTCACCtcccaataaataaattcccTTTTTCTATACCATACTCTTTTACTACTTACATGATTtatatccaaattttttatctcCTTCAGATAATTTTCTTGCATTTCTCGAGCTACGTCGGGAGCTCGTTTAGATCCTTAACTTCCTCACTCAATTTAAGAAAGGTTTTGCTTTGCTTCCTCAAATTAAGTCGGGAGCTTGTTCATTAGGTCCCATATTGAtttgagaggaaaacgaaacatttcttataaaagtgtgaaaatcttccccacagtagacatgtttttaaatcgtgaggttgacgacaatacataacgggtcaaaacggacaatatttattaatagttggtttgagcggttacaaatgatatcagagccagaaatcgagcgatgtgccaatgaGAACACTGACTCCtaaggaaggtggattgttagatctcacatcggttagagagggaaacaaaacattccttataagggtgtgaaaaaccaaagtggacaatatttgttagcagtgagTTCGGGCTGTTACATGTCAAGATCCTTGACTTCCTCACTCGATTAAAGAACagttttgcttcatttttcaaatcaaGTCAAGTCAGAAGCTCGtttatatctttaatttcttcaCCCGATTGAAAAAAGGTTTTGCTTCAGCTCTCGTATTAAGTCGGGAGCTCGTGTAGATCCCTAGCTTCTTTACTCTATCGACAAAAAGTTACGTTTCGTTATTTATGTGCGCTAACTAGGGTTTCAATACTTGCTTACTAGAGATATACTAGCTCATTTAATGCCTTTATTgcttcaataaataaaataaaatattctttttcttacaaCTTCAACTAATAATGTAGGATCGTATCCTATTATCGAGTTAGACCTAGACTTAGACCACGATCTCTTTTACGTCatagtattaaatattaataatttttaccGACGTGTTCATTATGCCCGTATTTTTATGcttattttagaaatattcaGCGATGTCgactacaaatatttttattttaaaaactggTACTAACACGTCGAAAAAACCGATTTTTATCCGAGTAATCTCGACATAGTTTGCTCGCACTGAAGTGGTCGGGTAATCGTACCACTAGCCCTTGTTCACTCTTGACGTAACTTTCATCTATTAGTGCTATGTACTTGAATATCATTGACATTACTGTGTTCTTTCTAATCTTAGCTTGCTTCACTTTTCTTATCGGGTAAGTTATATTCTTTTTCGTGATTGGTTAACAACTAGTCTGGTTTTATCTCACCCTCTCGTGTACCTTTTGTCTCTCTATCTATGTAGTACACGTACTCTGATGCTCTTAcgtaattttcaatttagtccttaatctttttataatttgcaATTTGACCTTTTGGTTGAGaatttgtaataacccaagcctactgctaccagatattgtcttatttgaaCGGTTttctttcatggttttaaaacaggtcggttaggaagaggtttccaaacccttacaaggaatgcttcgtttccctcttcaaccgacgtgggatctcacagtccaccgaggccagcgtcctcgctggcacaccgctcggtgtccggctctgataccatttgtaacaactgaagctcaccgctaataaatattatcctttttggattttcacAATTGAACTAATTTCTAAGTcgttaattatgaaataaaaataatatggaaaaatccaaataataataataataaggaataattattaaaaaaaaaaaaaagtaaatgtgAAAGCTCATTCAAAAAAggattttcataattaattacacTAATTAAAGccacttttttaaaaaataaaataataataattggaaTAAATAAGTCAAATTTAATGAGCTTCCCTTTaacccttttttcctttttttaagattttcataattataatgttttatgCACTAATGATTCTCAAGTCAAAAACAATTTGTCTCATTTGTCCTTTGCTTTAATAAAGGTGTTTAATTGTGTTCAATatctttgatttattatttttatattaaattttcttatatatttatattatttatttatttattttctaattaagtGTGATGTCCAGAGGACAACAAAACATCATtaagtgtgtgaaaaccttcccctagcatctgaaagctttgaggggaagcccgaaagggaaaacccaaaaaagacaatatatgttTGGTGGgtctgggttgttacaaatggtatcagaatcagacactgaacgatgtgtcagccttctcgttgtcccccgaagggggtagagacaaggtggtgtgccagtaagaacgctgggcccccaggatttggtggcggttctatattgattggagaaagaaacgagtgccagcgaagacacgctagccccgaaagggggtggggGGTAGGCAcgaagcggtgtgccagtaagaacgttgggcccccaggatttggtggcggtcccacgtcgattatagaaagaaacaagtgccagcgaggacacgctaggcctcgaatatgcttaactcacttgttgctgggAAGTGAGTGTTGCACAATGATAAGTCTGCTGCTATCAAAGTGCGATTATGACAAGTGGTCCTTAAAGGGAAgccgaaaaagaaaaacccttttaataaaaatggacAAAACCCACcatttttaacataaattaaattataaagtagtttttattaataatttacatatatttttttaatttgaaatatataactaaatttaaaataaaaaatcaatattttttcaaaaaatttgatgtaaaaaataatatatatttgatttatttatttcttaattttacaCTCTCTCCAGGTTTCAGTAGTCAAAGATCAAATAAGTACACACGTGGCGTCTTCAGTAAACTGCAGACACGTAGGGCCTCGTTGTAGCCGTCAGATGTACAATCCAAACAGAATCTCGACCGTTGAAGAGATTGCGGGGCCCACTCTAATATCCAGGTCaaaaaactaaatgaattCAGGAAACGTACCCGTACTATTGACTTGACAGTGGAGCGTGAGATCCACGTGCCGTCACCCGAGATCCCGCCCCgacttttcattttcacgTTTTTGTACCAAAAGTTcacaattttctaattaattctcaattatgttaaaaaaaaaaaaattagtttaatatctaaaaataaaaacttaaatttcagAACAATTAAATACTTattctataaaataattattcgtGGAccaatgaataaaatattttatttattattattaaattatactcTCTAATTTcacttaaataattaatatataaattatctattatttattagaaattttcaatctaccaattatatatatttataacaaaattaaaattcaatcgAAATAAGGATATGGATTTTTCCCTGGAGTGTGGGGCCCACTTTTTGGTGGCGTTTCGGAAGCACGAGCAGAGAAGCGCGTGGGGCCCAGATATAATTGGTGGGGGATAAAGAAGACATGAAGGGAGGAGGGCCGGATTCAGTGCGAGTACTCCCACCATAATCTCCTACAGTGGCGTTCTGTTCGTCGTCCATTTGATCGCATAGTGCTtacaatcaaatcaaatcaggTTGTAATTTGTactaaatagaaaatttcaaaaataaataaataaataaataaaaacatcgCTATTATAAAAACGACAAATCCATGCCACTGTTATCCATGGAAAACATTCTTAAATccattcaaaaaattattcaaaattattaactaATCATTTAGAActctcaattaaaaaaaaaaaaaattcaattattttaattaaaatctagtagtttaaaatataatttttaaataacttaaatattattattattaaaaatgaaaaatataaataaaattggaatcGAAGGTATATTCTCActgatatttataaaatttaaataggattaagaaaaatataaat
This portion of the Cucurbita pepo subsp. pepo cultivar mu-cu-16 chromosome LG08, ASM280686v2, whole genome shotgun sequence genome encodes:
- the LOC111800879 gene encoding dolichyl-diphosphooligosaccharide--protein glycosyltransferase subunit DAD1, translating into MARSTSKDAQALFQSLRSAYAATPTTLKIIDLYVMYAVFTALIQVAYMAIIGSFPFNSFLSGVLSCIGTAVLAVCLRIQVNKENKEFKDLAPERAFADFVLCNLVLHLVIINFLG